One Chloroflexaceae bacterium DNA window includes the following coding sequences:
- a CDS encoding alpha/beta hydrolase gives MIQRRLIALLLGLLGAMVAPGNPVAAQASGARCFVETGHCIAGRIAEFWERHGGLPIFGFPISPLLSGEGETRMQWFERARLEWRPDQAPPFDVRPGPLGAEALAARGGAAPGPGSPGAAPGCRFFSESGYSVCEPILSAWRAQGLELDGRPGWSEAENAALFGLPLSGPQEERLSDGRIYTVQWFERARFEIHVTPRGPEVRLGLLGREARPATGGQPLPQIAWGPCPFTVPARARVDCGTLIVPLERDRPGSRSAALAFAIFRDPRPAPDPIVYLSGGPGSPALAGAPALWRAWQPFVAGRDLIVVDQRGTGASWPDLRCPEVRAFAAEARRQGLTGRAYAQGEAAALLACRERIAAGGTPLRAFTTAAAAADLRDLRLALGYTQWNIFGISYGTRLALALLRDDPAGARSVILDSPYPPQESLYAGMPANLNRALGTLFADCAAQPGCAAAYPDLEERFWRLVAALNANPLTANFGDGPVALTGNQLVRIMFRQLYAWQSVPRLPAAIAALERGDAEPLRALVAQRRGVGAGQAQALYYAIQCAEDLGTLEPGWREKALAGHERLAGFYQELLELSGEAENLCAHFDSAPPDPRWRAPVVSDTPALLLAGAYDPITPPAWRERAAEGLRRSYGFTLRDTGHAVVGRGACPAGLIRAFLDNPAASPDGRCVEQIGLPAFR, from the coding sequence ATGATCCAGCGACGGTTGATCGCCTTGCTCCTGGGCCTCCTCGGCGCGATGGTCGCTCCGGGGAACCCGGTGGCGGCTCAAGCAAGCGGCGCGCGCTGCTTCGTCGAGACCGGCCACTGCATCGCCGGACGCATCGCAGAGTTCTGGGAGCGCCATGGCGGGCTGCCGATCTTCGGGTTTCCGATCTCGCCACTGCTAAGCGGCGAGGGTGAAACGCGCATGCAGTGGTTCGAGCGGGCGCGGCTGGAATGGCGCCCCGATCAGGCGCCTCCCTTCGACGTGCGCCCGGGCCCCCTCGGCGCGGAAGCGCTCGCCGCCAGGGGCGGCGCGGCGCCCGGTCCGGGTTCGCCCGGAGCAGCGCCAGGCTGCCGGTTCTTCAGCGAAAGCGGCTACAGCGTCTGCGAGCCGATACTGTCGGCCTGGCGCGCGCAGGGCCTGGAGCTTGACGGACGACCTGGCTGGAGCGAGGCGGAGAACGCGGCCCTGTTCGGCCTGCCCCTGAGCGGCCCGCAGGAAGAGCGCCTCAGCGACGGGCGCATCTACACCGTCCAGTGGTTCGAGCGCGCGCGCTTCGAGATCCACGTCACCCCCCGCGGGCCGGAGGTGCGCCTGGGGTTGCTAGGTCGCGAGGCACGCCCGGCGACCGGCGGCCAGCCGCTGCCGCAGATCGCCTGGGGCCCCTGTCCCTTCACCGTGCCTGCGCGGGCGCGGGTGGATTGCGGAACGCTCATCGTCCCGCTGGAACGCGACCGGCCAGGGTCGCGCAGTGCGGCGCTGGCCTTCGCCATCTTCCGCGACCCGCGCCCGGCCCCTGACCCGATCGTCTACCTGTCCGGCGGGCCGGGCAGCCCGGCCCTGGCCGGCGCGCCGGCCCTCTGGCGGGCCTGGCAGCCCTTCGTTGCCGGGCGCGACCTGATCGTTGTGGATCAGCGGGGGACGGGGGCGAGCTGGCCCGATCTGCGCTGCCCCGAGGTGCGGGCCTTTGCCGCAGAGGCGCGGCGGCAGGGCCTGACGGGGCGCGCCTACGCTCAGGGGGAGGCGGCGGCGCTCCTGGCCTGCCGCGAGCGCATTGCTGCTGGCGGCACACCGTTACGGGCCTTCACCACCGCCGCCGCCGCCGCCGACCTGCGCGACCTGCGCCTGGCCCTCGGCTACACGCAGTGGAATATCTTCGGCATCTCCTACGGCACGCGCCTGGCCCTGGCCCTGCTGCGCGACGACCCCGCCGGAGCGCGCAGCGTGATCCTCGACTCGCCCTACCCGCCGCAGGAGAGCCTGTACGCCGGTATGCCGGCCAATCTGAACCGCGCCCTGGGAACGCTCTTTGCCGATTGCGCCGCGCAGCCGGGCTGCGCCGCGGCCTACCCCGACCTGGAGGAGCGTTTCTGGCGGCTGGTGGCGGCGCTGAACGCTAATCCGCTGACTGCGAATTTCGGTGACGGGCCGGTTGCGCTGACGGGCAATCAACTGGTGCGGATCATGTTTCGCCAGTTGTACGCCTGGCAGAGCGTGCCGCGCCTCCCGGCGGCGATAGCGGCCCTGGAGCGAGGCGATGCCGAGCCGTTACGGGCGCTGGTGGCGCAGCGGCGAGGCGTGGGGGCCGGGCAGGCGCAGGCCCTCTACTACGCCATCCAGTGCGCCGAGGACCTGGGAACGCTCGAACCCGGCTGGCGCGAGAAGGCGCTGGCGGGGCATGAGCGACTGGCGGGATTCTATCAGGAACTCCTGGAGCTTTCGGGCGAAGCCGAGAACCTCTGCGCGCACTTCGACAGCGCGCCGCCCGACCCGCGCTGGCGCGCGCCGGTCGTGTCGGACACGCCGGCGCTGCTGCTGGCGGGGGCTTATGACCCGATTACGCCGCCCGCTTGGCGCGAACGGGCCGCCGAGGGATTGCGGCGGTCCTATGGCTTTACCCTGCGCGACACAGGGCATGCCGTGGTGGGCCGCGGCGCCTGTCCCGCCGGGCTGATCCGCGCCTTTCTCGACAACCCCGCGGCTTCGCCTGATGGTCGCTGCGTGGAGCAGATCGGCCTGCCGGCGTTTCGGTGA
- a CDS encoding N-acetyltransferase translates to MTSPLYSPPVVLPRLNVRPDAAVRIRRARVSDVPRLYEMINYYAARGDMLPKTLDQLYNRVRNFNVADADGEVVGCAALHVTWADLAEVVSLAVHPDFQGRGVGRRLVEPLFDEARELGIPTLFTLTLQVGFFSRLGFREVPRLRLPHKIWQDCATCFKQDRCDEIAMVKQLAL, encoded by the coding sequence ATGACCAGTCCACTCTACTCTCCGCCGGTCGTCTTGCCCCGGCTCAACGTTCGGCCCGATGCAGCAGTGCGGATCCGTCGCGCTCGCGTGAGCGACGTGCCGCGTCTCTACGAGATGATCAACTACTACGCGGCGCGCGGCGATATGCTGCCCAAAACGCTGGATCAGCTCTACAATCGGGTGCGAAACTTTAACGTGGCCGATGCCGATGGCGAGGTGGTGGGTTGTGCCGCGTTGCACGTCACCTGGGCTGACCTGGCCGAGGTCGTAAGCCTGGCCGTGCATCCCGACTTCCAGGGACGCGGAGTGGGGCGTCGTCTGGTCGAACCGCTCTTCGATGAGGCCCGCGAGCTGGGCATTCCCACGCTCTTCACCCTCACGCTGCAGGTCGGCTTTTTCAGCCGCCTCGGCTTTCGCGAGGTGCCCAGGCTGCGCCTGCCGCACAAAATCTGGCAGGACTGCGCCACCTGTTTCAAGCAGGACCGCTGTGACGAGATTGCTATGGTGAAGCAACTGGCGTTGTGA
- the argH gene encoding argininosuccinate lyase, which yields MEHRLWGGRFAAPTAEMMRRFNDSFRFDIRLAEADITGSLAWATALRETGLISESDYERLVQGLNLVQREFESGRFEPREGDEDIHTAIERRLYELIGEPALRLHTGRSRNDQVATAFRLFVIGAAQRIRRGLRGLQLALLQQAERHAATLMPGYTHLQRAQPITFGHWCLAYVEMFERDRQRLADATARARTLPLGSGAIAGNGLGIERERLTEDLDEFDAVSANSLDAVSDRDFVAEILFDFALTGVHLSRMAEDLIIYSSAEFGFVELDDAYSTGSSLMPQKKNPDSMELLRGKSGRLLGNLVSVLTMLKGLPLTYNKDMQEDKEPFFDSFDTLDLGLQVAAAAVATLAVRPERMAAALDDAMLATDLADELVRRGVPFREAHGKVGRLVRRALELQVPLRRLPLAEYQAVQPDLDAKIYEVFDFTRSVAGKSSLGGTAPERVREQCARWREMLGGAGEADP from the coding sequence ATGGAACACCGACTCTGGGGTGGCCGCTTCGCGGCCCCGACGGCGGAGATGATGCGCCGTTTCAACGATTCGTTCCGCTTCGACATACGGCTGGCCGAGGCCGACATCACGGGCAGCCTGGCCTGGGCCACCGCGCTCCGTGAGACCGGCCTGATCAGCGAGTCCGATTATGAGCGCCTGGTCCAGGGGCTGAACCTGGTGCAGCGTGAGTTCGAGAGTGGCCGCTTCGAGCCTCGCGAGGGCGACGAGGACATCCATACCGCCATTGAGCGCCGTCTCTACGAACTCATCGGCGAGCCGGCCCTCCGGCTCCACACCGGGCGCTCGCGCAACGACCAGGTGGCGACGGCTTTCCGACTCTTCGTCATCGGGGCGGCGCAGCGTATCCGGCGCGGCCTGCGGGGCCTGCAACTCGCCCTGCTGCAACAGGCCGAACGTCACGCCGCCACCCTGATGCCCGGCTATACCCACCTTCAGCGCGCCCAGCCGATCACCTTTGGTCACTGGTGCCTGGCCTACGTGGAGATGTTCGAGCGCGACCGTCAACGCCTGGCCGACGCCACTGCCCGCGCCCGCACCCTGCCCCTGGGCTCCGGAGCTATCGCCGGCAACGGTCTGGGTATTGAGCGCGAACGCCTTACCGAGGATCTCGATGAGTTTGACGCCGTTTCAGCTAACTCTCTTGATGCCGTTTCCGACCGTGATTTCGTTGCTGAGATACTCTTTGACTTCGCTCTCACCGGCGTGCACCTCAGCCGCATGGCTGAGGACCTGATCATCTACAGCAGCGCCGAGTTTGGATTCGTCGAACTTGATGACGCCTACAGCACCGGCTCAAGTCTGATGCCGCAGAAGAAGAATCCTGATAGCATGGAACTCCTGCGCGGCAAGAGCGGGCGCTTGCTGGGCAACCTGGTGAGCGTGCTGACCATGCTTAAGGGTCTGCCTCTTACCTATAACAAGGACATGCAGGAGGACAAGGAACCCTTCTTCGACAGTTTTGACACGCTCGACCTGGGCTTGCAGGTGGCGGCGGCCGCGGTGGCGACCCTGGCGGTCCGGCCCGAGCGTATGGCTGCCGCCCTCGACGATGCGATGCTGGCCACCGATCTGGCCGATGAGCTGGTGCGGCGCGGCGTTCCCTTCCGCGAGGCCCACGGCAAAGTGGGCCGTCTGGTGCGGCGCGCGCTCGAGTTGCAGGTGCCGCTGCGCCGCCTGCCCCTGGCGGAGTACCAGGCCGTGCAGCCCGATCTGGACGCGAAGATCTACGAGGTCTTTGACTTCACTCGCAGCGTGGCAGGCAAGTCCAGCCTGGGAGGAACCGCTCCTGAGCGGGTGCGCGAGCAGTGCGCTCGCTGGCGCGAGATGCTTGGGGGTGCTGGAGAAGCCGATCCTTAG
- the argJ gene encoding bifunctional glutamate N-acetyltransferase/amino-acid acetyltransferase ArgJ produces the protein MNIEWLEHGHAASPIGWQAATAACGIKYANRDDLALLVSERPATAAAVFTTNRVKAAPVLYDMALMRRNPAGLRAVVINAGNANACTGPAGEAAALAMARATEAALGLPADTVFVMSTGTIGVPMPVERVLAGIRAAARRLDPAHGPAAARAIMTTDTRPKHVAARVTLPDGSAFTIGGMAKGAGMIHPTMATLLSVVATDAAVPPALLDAALRQAVEGSFNSISIDGDTSTNDTLLVLANGAAPAPPITDPAGPAFAAFLEGLTAVCRSLAHAVVRDGEGATRFVTITVRGARNHAEAKQAAMAVARSLLVKTALYGADPNWGRVLCAIGYSGVEVDPARVVLHFGGMRVLENGLPLPFDERAASDLLNVPEVGIDADLGLGEGVATVWTCDLSPQYVAINAEYRT, from the coding sequence ATGAACATCGAATGGCTTGAGCACGGCCATGCCGCCAGCCCCATCGGCTGGCAGGCGGCGACGGCTGCGTGCGGCATCAAGTACGCCAACCGCGACGACCTGGCTCTGCTGGTCAGTGAGCGTCCGGCGACGGCAGCGGCGGTGTTTACGACCAATCGGGTCAAGGCGGCCCCGGTGCTCTACGATATGGCTCTGATGCGCCGCAACCCCGCCGGTCTGCGGGCGGTGGTGATCAACGCCGGGAACGCCAATGCCTGCACCGGCCCCGCCGGCGAGGCCGCCGCTCTGGCCATGGCTCGCGCCACCGAGGCGGCGCTGGGCTTGCCCGCCGATACGGTCTTCGTCATGTCCACAGGCACCATTGGCGTGCCCATGCCGGTCGAGCGCGTCCTCGCCGGCATCCGCGCCGCCGCCCGACGCCTCGACCCGGCCCATGGACCGGCGGCCGCCCGGGCGATTATGACCACCGATACGCGCCCCAAGCACGTCGCCGCCCGCGTGACCCTGCCGGACGGTTCGGCGTTCACCATCGGCGGCATGGCCAAGGGTGCGGGGATGATCCATCCCACCATGGCCACCCTGCTCAGCGTGGTCGCCACCGATGCCGCCGTGCCGCCCGCGCTGCTCGACGCGGCGTTGCGCCAGGCCGTCGAGGGCAGTTTCAATAGCATCAGCATTGATGGCGATACCAGCACCAACGATACCCTCCTCGTTCTGGCCAATGGCGCCGCCCCCGCGCCGCCAATCACCGATCCCGCCGGCCCGGCCTTCGCCGCCTTCCTGGAGGGCCTGACTGCCGTCTGTCGCTCACTGGCTCACGCCGTCGTGCGCGATGGCGAGGGCGCCACCCGCTTCGTGACCATCACCGTGCGCGGGGCGCGCAATCATGCCGAGGCGAAGCAGGCTGCCATGGCCGTGGCACGCTCGCTTCTCGTCAAAACCGCCCTCTACGGCGCCGATCCCAACTGGGGCCGCGTGCTGTGCGCCATTGGCTACAGCGGCGTTGAAGTGGACCCCGCGCGGGTTGTCCTGCACTTCGGCGGGATGCGCGTTCTGGAGAACGGCCTGCCTCTGCCCTTCGATGAACGGGCCGCCAGTGACCTGCTCAATGTTCCCGAGGTCGGCATTGACGCCGACCTGGGCCTGGGCGAGGGCGTCGCAACCGTCTGGACCTGTGATCTCAGCCCGCAGTATGTGGCGATCAATGCGGAGTATCGGACGTAA
- a CDS encoding histidine phosphatase family protein, which produces MTHLYLIRHGEAWANVQPIVAGMRGDRGLTPRGIAQAERLRDRLARGELKADVLISSTLPRARQTAEIVRPALGLPIIFDDEVQELRVGEADGMSNQEAWTTFGMPDFANAPLRPIAPGGESWAMFTLRVAQALTRITSEHAGKTIVVICHGGVIDASFVHFFHMPGMVVPAADFHTRNTSITHWELVQRRGRGLWRLNCYNDIAHLHDIGAIESLRWEDTELTGDGHPASPVPTEE; this is translated from the coding sequence ATGACCCATCTCTACCTCATTCGTCACGGCGAGGCGTGGGCCAATGTGCAGCCTATCGTCGCCGGGATGCGCGGTGATCGAGGTCTGACGCCCCGTGGCATTGCGCAGGCCGAACGCCTGCGTGATCGCCTCGCCCGCGGCGAGCTGAAGGCCGATGTGCTGATCTCCAGCACTCTGCCCCGCGCCCGCCAGACCGCCGAGATCGTCCGTCCGGCCCTGGGCCTGCCGATCATCTTCGACGATGAGGTGCAGGAGTTGCGCGTCGGCGAGGCCGACGGGATGAGCAACCAGGAGGCCTGGACTACCTTCGGCATGCCGGATTTCGCCAATGCTCCGCTGCGTCCGATCGCGCCGGGCGGTGAGAGCTGGGCTATGTTTACCCTGCGCGTCGCTCAGGCCCTTACGCGCATCACCTCCGAGCACGCCGGCAAAACTATTGTGGTCATTTGCCACGGCGGGGTGATTGATGCGTCCTTTGTTCACTTCTTCCACATGCCGGGGATGGTGGTCCCGGCGGCCGATTTTCACACTCGCAACACCAGCATCACCCACTGGGAACTGGTGCAGCGACGCGGGCGCGGCCTCTGGCGCCTCAATTGCTACAATGACATTGCGCATCTCCACGATATCGGCGCGATTGAGTCGCTCCGCTGGGAGGATACCGAACTGACCGGCGACGGGCATCCGGCCTCGCCCGTGCCAACCGAAGAGTAA
- a CDS encoding argininosuccinate synthase translates to MPKGEVKKVVLAYSGGLDTSVIVPWLRENYGCEVICFCADLGQGEDLTGLEEKALKSGASKLIVRDLREEFLRDYVLPTMQAGAIYERKYLLGTSMARPIIARYQVAVAEAEGADAVAHGATGKGNDQVRFELTYFALNPRLKIIAPWREWAIRSRQDALDYAAEHNVPVTATAEKIYSRDGNLWHLSHEGGLLEDPWNEPEEDMYQFSASPQSAPDEPEYLTLSFEQGVPVAVNGERLGLVELVERLNLIGGRHGIGRVDLVENRLVGMKSRGVYETPGGTLLYTAHRELESIVLDKETLRAKDRIAIDYADLVYNGRWFTPVREAYDAFVRVTQRNMTGEVRLKLYKGNIIIAGRRSPFSLYNEDLATFGPDMVYNQKDAEAFIKLYGLSVRVQALNRG, encoded by the coding sequence ATGCCGAAGGGCGAAGTGAAAAAAGTGGTGCTGGCCTACTCGGGCGGTCTGGATACGTCGGTGATTGTGCCATGGCTGCGCGAGAACTATGGCTGCGAGGTGATCTGTTTCTGCGCTGATCTGGGGCAGGGCGAGGATTTGACGGGCCTGGAGGAGAAGGCCCTCAAGAGCGGCGCCAGCAAGCTCATCGTGCGTGATCTGCGCGAGGAGTTCCTGCGCGATTATGTGCTGCCCACCATGCAGGCGGGCGCGATCTACGAGCGCAAGTATTTGCTCGGCACCTCGATGGCCCGCCCGATTATCGCCAGGTACCAGGTGGCCGTCGCCGAGGCCGAAGGCGCCGACGCGGTGGCTCACGGCGCCACCGGCAAGGGCAATGACCAGGTGCGCTTCGAGTTGACCTACTTCGCCCTCAATCCCCGCCTCAAGATTATCGCCCCCTGGCGCGAGTGGGCGATTCGCAGCCGCCAGGACGCCCTTGACTACGCTGCCGAGCACAATGTGCCCGTCACCGCCACGGCCGAGAAGATCTACAGCCGCGATGGCAACCTCTGGCACCTGAGCCACGAGGGGGGCCTCCTCGAAGATCCGTGGAACGAGCCGGAGGAGGATATGTACCAGTTCAGCGCCAGCCCCCAGAGCGCGCCTGATGAGCCGGAGTATCTTACCCTCAGCTTTGAACAGGGCGTGCCCGTGGCCGTCAATGGCGAGCGTCTGGGCCTGGTGGAACTGGTCGAGCGTCTCAACCTTATCGGCGGGCGCCACGGCATTGGCCGGGTTGACCTGGTCGAGAATCGCCTGGTGGGGATGAAGAGCCGCGGCGTCTACGAGACGCCCGGCGGCACGCTGCTCTACACCGCCCATCGCGAACTGGAGAGCATCGTGCTCGATAAGGAGACCCTCCGCGCCAAGGACCGCATCGCGATTGATTACGCCGATCTGGTCTATAATGGCCGCTGGTTCACCCCGGTGCGCGAAGCCTACGATGCCTTCGTCCGCGTTACCCAGCGCAACATGACCGGCGAGGTGCGTCTTAAACTCTACAAGGGCAATATCATCATCGCGGGCCGCCGCTCGCCCTTCTCGCTCTACAACGAAGATCTGGCCACCTTCGGCCCCGATATGGTCTACAACCAGAAGGACGCTGAGGCCTTCATCAAGCTGTATGGGTTGAGCGTCAGGGTGCAGGCCCTGAATAGGGGATGA
- a CDS encoding MarR family transcriptional regulator, producing the protein MTSDIREQVIPGERGPLEQIEQSIMQISWLAQRQFMQLLDDERFRLTLPQFYTLLHLYQLAAECKMSDLAEATQQSAASLTGVVDRLSEKQLVERKRHATDRRQVMVVVTDRGRALIAEIKQARREQMQAALAHLVEQEVEMLIQLLDRVLLGMTRVLEHGESGRWA; encoded by the coding sequence ATGACCTCAGACATTCGCGAGCAGGTAATCCCTGGCGAGCGAGGGCCCCTGGAACAGATTGAACAGTCCATTATGCAGATTAGCTGGTTGGCCCAGCGCCAGTTTATGCAACTGCTCGACGATGAGCGCTTCCGTCTGACCCTGCCCCAGTTTTACACCCTGCTGCATCTGTACCAGCTTGCAGCCGAGTGTAAAATGTCAGATCTGGCCGAAGCGACCCAGCAGTCGGCCGCCTCGCTCACCGGCGTGGTTGATCGCCTGTCGGAGAAACAACTCGTAGAGCGCAAACGTCACGCCACTGACCGGCGTCAGGTTATGGTCGTGGTGACTGATCGCGGCCGGGCTCTGATTGCCGAGATCAAACAGGCGCGCCGGGAACAGATGCAGGCGGCGCTCGCCCATCTCGTTGAACAGGAGGTGGAGATGCTGATCCAGTTGCTCGATCGGGTGCTGCTGGGGATGACCCGCGTCCTGGAACACGGCGAGAGCGGGCGCTGGGCCTGA
- the lon gene encoding endopeptidase La yields the protein MMNDKRPFANDPDTASDAVGRGDTMDYDPSLERRLPLVVLGEMVIMPHMTIPLQVPQGKSYRAMERAWDEEHREVLLIFVRESELEGYKSSQPQQLPPIGVIARLDEFAKLPDGTARVILEGLYRARIFEAVQITPFYRVRCVPVFDPDINSMEVQALMDTVKQQVDEFVDHLGEVPQEAVQFVHRIERPGHLADIVTWGPAFDFKDRLEVLNTLDPAERLRRAYLVLARQLELLKLRAKIQQDTKEVLDQSQREYFLREQMRVIRRELGEDEDADDPIDELRRKIHEMDAPEYVKTQALHEVKRLAQQGMNSPEAGVIRTYLDWLINLPWGEETHPEISITEAQKVLDEDHYGLEKVKERILEYLAVRKLAGNKMRSPILCFVGPPGVGKTSLGRSIARALGRQFIRTSLGGVRDEAEIRGHRRTYIGAMPGRIIQGIKSVKSNSPVYVLDEVDKIGADFRGDPTSALLEVLDPEQNNTFSDHYLEIPFDLSKVIFIATANQLEPIPGPLRDRMEIIEIGGYTEDEKLEIARGFLIPKQREFHGLQPDQLTITDAAIIKLIREYTREAGVRNLEREIASLCRKVARKVAAAREPGAAAEQSTYTIDVADVPVYLGPERFSFGLAEERDEVGVATGVAWTSTGGDILCIEVLPVKGKGGLQLTGQLGDVMKESAQAAMSYVRYRSSELGIDPNYFEEHNIHVHIPEGAVPKDGPSAGITLTTALISAMTGKPVRRDVAMTGEVTLRGKVLGIGGLKEKTLAAHRAGIRTFILPKDNAKDIVDLPEKVRRDLTLIPVSSMDEVLRIALAPAPGEVSLPPGDPSPSHAAPATR from the coding sequence ATGATGAATGACAAGCGTCCGTTCGCGAATGATCCCGACACCGCTTCCGATGCGGTCGGGCGCGGAGATACTATGGATTACGATCCGTCCCTTGAACGCCGCCTGCCGCTGGTGGTGCTCGGCGAAATGGTCATTATGCCGCATATGACCATTCCGCTCCAGGTGCCCCAGGGCAAGTCGTACCGCGCGATGGAGCGGGCCTGGGACGAAGAGCATCGCGAAGTGCTGTTGATCTTTGTGCGTGAGTCTGAGTTGGAGGGTTACAAGAGCAGCCAGCCGCAACAGTTGCCTCCGATCGGGGTCATCGCGCGCCTCGATGAGTTCGCCAAGCTGCCCGATGGGACGGCGCGCGTCATTCTGGAGGGCCTGTACCGCGCCCGCATCTTCGAGGCGGTGCAGATTACCCCCTTTTACCGGGTGCGCTGCGTGCCCGTGTTCGACCCGGACATCAACAGCATGGAAGTCCAGGCGCTGATGGACACGGTCAAGCAGCAGGTGGACGAGTTCGTGGACCACCTGGGCGAGGTGCCCCAGGAGGCGGTGCAGTTCGTGCATCGCATCGAGCGGCCCGGCCATCTGGCCGATATCGTCACCTGGGGGCCGGCCTTTGATTTCAAGGATCGCCTGGAGGTGCTCAACACCCTCGATCCGGCTGAACGGCTCCGCCGGGCCTACCTGGTGCTGGCCCGGCAGCTCGAGCTGCTGAAGTTGCGGGCCAAGATCCAGCAGGATACGAAGGAAGTGCTCGACCAGAGCCAGCGCGAATACTTCCTCCGGGAGCAGATGCGCGTCATCCGCCGTGAACTGGGCGAAGACGAGGACGCCGACGACCCCATTGACGAACTGCGGCGCAAGATCCACGAGATGGACGCGCCCGAGTACGTCAAGACCCAGGCGCTCCACGAGGTGAAGCGCCTGGCCCAGCAGGGCATGAACAGCCCTGAGGCCGGGGTGATCCGCACCTACCTTGACTGGCTGATCAATCTGCCCTGGGGCGAGGAGACGCATCCTGAAATCAGCATCACCGAGGCCCAGAAGGTGCTTGATGAGGATCATTATGGCCTCGAAAAGGTGAAGGAGCGTATCCTGGAGTACCTGGCGGTACGCAAACTGGCCGGCAATAAGATGCGCAGCCCGATCCTCTGCTTCGTCGGCCCGCCTGGCGTGGGCAAGACCAGCCTGGGTCGCAGCATTGCGCGCGCCCTGGGGCGGCAGTTCATCCGCACCAGTCTGGGCGGGGTGCGCGATGAGGCCGAGATCCGCGGCCACCGCCGCACCTACATCGGCGCGATGCCCGGCCGGATTATCCAGGGCATCAAGTCGGTGAAGTCGAATAGCCCGGTGTATGTGCTCGACGAGGTGGATAAGATCGGCGCCGATTTCCGCGGCGACCCGACCTCGGCCCTGCTGGAGGTGCTTGATCCCGAGCAGAATAACACCTTCTCGGATCACTACCTCGAGATCCCCTTCGATCTGAGCAAGGTCATCTTCATCGCGACCGCCAACCAGCTCGAGCCGATCCCCGGCCCTCTGCGCGATCGCATGGAGATCATCGAGATCGGCGGCTATACCGAAGACGAAAAGCTGGAGATCGCCCGGGGCTTCCTGATCCCCAAGCAGCGCGAGTTCCACGGCCTGCAGCCGGATCAACTCACCATCACCGACGCCGCGATTATCAAGTTGATCCGCGAGTATACCCGCGAGGCCGGCGTGCGTAATCTGGAGCGGGAGATTGCCAGTCTGTGCCGCAAGGTGGCCCGCAAGGTGGCCGCGGCGCGCGAACCCGGCGCCGCGGCTGAACAGAGCACATACACCATTGACGTCGCCGATGTCCCTGTCTACCTCGGACCTGAACGCTTCAGCTTCGGCCTGGCCGAAGAGCGCGATGAGGTGGGGGTGGCCACCGGCGTAGCCTGGACCTCGACCGGCGGCGACATTCTCTGCATTGAGGTGTTGCCGGTGAAGGGCAAGGGCGGCCTGCAACTCACCGGTCAACTGGGTGATGTGATGAAGGAGAGCGCCCAGGCGGCGATGAGCTATGTGCGCTACCGCTCCAGCGAACTGGGCATTGACCCGAATTACTTCGAGGAGCACAACATCCACGTGCACATCCCTGAAGGGGCGGTGCCCAAGGATGGCCCTTCAGCGGGGATCACCCTGACCACCGCGCTGATCAGCGCGATGACAGGCAAGCCCGTGCGGCGCGATGTGGCAATGACCGGCGAGGTCACCCTCCGCGGCAAGGTGCTGGGCATCGGCGGGTTGAAGGAAAAGACCCTCGCCGCCCACCGGGCGGGGATCCGCACCTTCATCCTGCCCAAGGATAATGCCAAGGACATCGTTGACCTTCCGGAAAAGGTGCGCCGGGACCTGACGCTCATCCCGGTTTCTTCGATGGACGAGGTGCTGCGCATCGCCCTGGCGCCCGCGCCCGGCGAGGTCTCGCTGCCGCCTGGCGATCCATCGCCTTCGCATGCGGCGCCTGCGACGCGCTAG